The following proteins are co-located in the Microcystis wesenbergii NRERC-220 genome:
- the ftsH2 gene encoding ATP-dependent zinc metalloprotease FtsH2: protein MKLSWKTILLWTLPALVVGFFLWQGTFATATSNIGNNTASTRMTYGRFLEYLDSGRVVSVDLYEGGRTAIVQALDPELENRVQRLRVDLPANSPDLIARLRDSKISFDAHPMRNDGAWWGFLGNLLFPFLLIAALFFLFRRSNNMPGGPGQAMSFGKSKARFQMEAKTGITFDDVAGIDEAKEELQEVVTFLKQPEKFTAVGAKIPKGVLLVGPPGTGKTLLAKAIAGEAGVPFFSISGSEFVEMFVGVGASRVRDLFKKAKENAPCLIFIDEIDAVGRQRGAGIGGGNDEREQTLNQLLTEMDGFEGNTGIIIIAATNRPDVLDSALMRPGRFDRQVTVDAPDFKGRLEILDVHARNKKLANDVSIEAIARRTPGFSGADLANLLNEAAILTARRRKEAITLLEIDDAVDRVIAGMEGTPLVDSKSKRLIAYHEVGHAIVGTLLKDHDPVQKVTLIPRGQAQGLTWFTPNEEQGLTTKAQLMARISGALGGRAAEEEIFGYDEVTTGAGGDLQQVSDMARQMVTRFGMSDLGPLSLESQGGEVFLGGGLMTRSEYSEKVATRIDDQVRSIVEHCHEISRQIVRDHREVIDRVVDLLIEKETINGEEFRQIVAEYAYVPEKEQFVPQL from the coding sequence ATGAAACTATCCTGGAAAACGATTTTACTGTGGACATTGCCCGCCCTTGTGGTCGGTTTTTTCCTCTGGCAAGGCACTTTTGCCACAGCCACCAGTAATATCGGCAATAACACCGCCAGTACCCGCATGACCTACGGACGCTTTCTAGAATACCTAGACAGTGGTAGGGTTGTCAGTGTCGATCTCTACGAAGGGGGCAGAACCGCGATCGTACAGGCCCTAGATCCAGAACTAGAAAACCGAGTACAACGCCTGCGGGTCGATTTACCTGCCAATTCCCCCGATTTAATCGCCCGTTTACGCGATTCTAAAATCAGTTTCGATGCTCACCCGATGCGGAATGATGGCGCTTGGTGGGGATTCCTCGGTAATCTACTTTTCCCCTTTTTGCTGATTGCCGCTCTCTTTTTCCTGTTCCGCCGTTCTAATAATATGCCAGGCGGCCCCGGTCAAGCGATGAGTTTTGGTAAATCAAAAGCTCGCTTCCAGATGGAAGCAAAAACCGGCATCACCTTTGATGATGTGGCGGGAATTGACGAAGCGAAGGAAGAATTACAGGAAGTCGTCACTTTCCTCAAACAACCGGAGAAATTTACCGCCGTCGGGGCCAAAATCCCCAAAGGAGTCCTGTTAGTTGGCCCTCCGGGTACGGGTAAAACCCTGTTAGCCAAAGCGATCGCCGGTGAAGCGGGTGTACCTTTCTTCAGCATTTCCGGTTCGGAATTTGTGGAAATGTTTGTCGGTGTCGGTGCTTCTCGCGTGCGCGACTTGTTCAAAAAAGCCAAGGAAAATGCCCCCTGTTTAATCTTTATCGATGAAATTGACGCGGTAGGTCGTCAACGGGGTGCCGGTATCGGTGGTGGTAACGATGAACGGGAACAAACCCTAAACCAATTATTGACAGAAATGGACGGTTTCGAGGGGAATACGGGAATTATCATCATTGCCGCCACTAACCGCCCCGATGTTCTCGATTCCGCTCTCATGCGTCCGGGCCGTTTTGATCGGCAAGTAACCGTGGATGCGCCCGATTTTAAAGGTCGTTTAGAGATTTTAGACGTTCACGCCCGCAATAAAAAGCTGGCTAACGACGTTTCCATCGAAGCGATCGCCCGGCGCACTCCGGGGTTCAGTGGAGCAGATTTAGCCAATTTACTGAACGAAGCGGCAATTTTAACCGCTCGTCGTCGCAAAGAAGCCATTACCCTCCTAGAGATAGATGACGCGGTAGATCGCGTTATCGCCGGTATGGAAGGCACTCCTTTAGTCGATAGCAAGAGCAAGCGCTTAATCGCTTACCATGAAGTGGGCCATGCGATCGTGGGTACGCTCTTAAAAGATCACGATCCCGTCCAGAAAGTGACTCTGATTCCCCGGGGACAGGCCCAGGGTTTAACTTGGTTCACTCCCAACGAAGAACAGGGTTTAACCACGAAAGCGCAGTTAATGGCCCGGATTTCCGGTGCGTTAGGTGGTCGGGCGGCTGAGGAAGAAATCTTCGGCTATGATGAGGTGACTACCGGTGCCGGTGGCGATTTACAGCAAGTCTCTGATATGGCCCGCCAGATGGTGACTCGTTTCGGGATGAGCGATTTGGGTCCTTTGTCCCTAGAAAGTCAAGGGGGTGAAGTGTTCCTCGGTGGCGGTTTGATGACTCGTTCCGAGTATTCTGAGAAGGTCGCTACTCGTATCGATGATCAAGTGCGATCGATCGTGGAACACTGCCATGAAATTTCTCGACAAATTGTCCGCGATCATCGCGAAGTGATCGATCGAGTGGTGGATCTGCTGATCGAAAAAGAAACGATCAATGGGGAAGAATTCCGGCAAATTGTGGCTGAATACGCCTACGTTCCCGAAAAAGAACAGTTTGTACCACAGTTATAG
- the holB gene encoding DNA polymerase III subunit delta', translated as MIDWSRLIGQNQAIELLQRALEINSIAPAYLFAGAKGIGRNLAAKCFCQDLLTRDRSPETRELILKRFLGGNHPDLLWIEPTYQHQGKLLTAKEAQESNLKRKAPPQIRIEQIREITNFLSRPPLESSRSVVVIEQADTMTESAANALLKTLEEPGKATLILIAPSPSSLLPTLVSRCQHIPFQRLSEENLAQVLRSNGHARVLNYPAILGLAQGSPGEAIAALEFLDSLPQDLPRSLSKFPLKLSQALELAKIIAQTLDTETQLWYVSYLQYEDWQRRRERSILEILEKTRRQLLAYVQPRLVWECTFLALAKLSTAQKS; from the coding sequence ATGATAGATTGGTCACGGTTAATCGGTCAAAATCAGGCCATTGAACTACTACAAAGAGCGCTTGAAATCAATTCGATCGCTCCCGCTTACTTATTCGCCGGCGCTAAGGGGATTGGACGCAATCTGGCCGCAAAATGTTTCTGTCAAGACTTGTTAACTAGAGATCGATCGCCGGAAACAAGGGAATTAATCCTCAAACGCTTTCTGGGAGGCAATCATCCCGATTTACTCTGGATTGAACCCACTTATCAACACCAAGGCAAACTGCTCACCGCAAAAGAAGCACAGGAAAGCAATCTCAAGCGTAAAGCTCCCCCGCAAATCCGCATCGAACAAATTCGCGAGATTACTAACTTTTTAAGTCGTCCTCCCCTGGAATCGTCCCGCTCTGTGGTAGTGATCGAGCAAGCAGACACCATGACGGAATCAGCAGCAAATGCCCTCTTAAAAACGCTTGAGGAACCGGGAAAAGCCACTTTAATCCTGATTGCTCCCAGTCCTTCCTCTTTACTACCCACTCTCGTTTCTCGCTGTCAACACATCCCTTTTCAGCGTCTTTCGGAAGAAAATCTCGCTCAAGTCCTCCGCTCTAACGGACACGCTCGCGTTCTCAATTATCCGGCAATTCTCGGTTTAGCCCAAGGTAGCCCGGGAGAAGCGATCGCCGCTTTAGAATTTCTCGACAGTCTCCCCCAAGATTTACCGCGATCTTTGAGCAAATTTCCCCTAAAACTCTCCCAAGCACTGGAATTAGCCAAAATTATCGCTCAAACTCTTGACACGGAAACCCAATTATGGTATGTGAGTTATCTTCAGTATGAGGATTGGCAACGACGACGAGAGCGATCGATTTTAGAAATCTTGGAAAAAACCCGCCGGCAGCTGTTAGCCTACGTTCAACCCCGTTTAGTCTGGGAATGCACTTTCTTGGCATTGGCCAAACTATCCACCGCCCAAAAGTCTTAA
- a CDS encoding heavy metal translocating P-type ATPase, which translates to MILAAETGLKTATLDVKGMKCAGCVSAVERQLSQNQGVKSAQVNLITEIAVIEYQPDAIAPEQLAAKLTAIGFPTQPRSSSTPLSQQNQRRQNQQKEQQQQLYRLAIACCLLVFSLIGHLHHIGGPEIPIFQSIAFHWTLATLAILFPGRDIFIDGWRGLRHGMPNMNTLVSLGTGSAYIASCLALIFPNLGLECFFDEPVMLLGFILLGRTLEAHSRHRAAADLEALTSLQPAVAHLIGSTDDRVGVAIPVEQVRVGEWVRVLPGEKIPVDGEIIQGRTTVDEALLTGESLPVVKEMGDLVIAGSFNLSGAIAVQTRQVGTDTTLAKIIAAVESAQTRKAPVQKIADRVAGYFAYGVMIIALIVLLFWYFWGTRLFPEVLGSTTGHHEMIQPTSPLLLSLKLAISVLVVACPCALGLATPTALLVGTSLAAERGILIKGGDVLETVSQLQTVVFDKTGTLSQGHPEITDCLSFSILNPLEIQQLAAVVESGTNHPLAQAILDAVTPPTNLTGEDFQTVAGLGVSARVQGSKIVLGNRQWLAQNGIKIDETIPSIQELLQAGKTVIYLGMEEQLLGAIAFQDRLRPDAQTTVNQLQKLGLEVILLSGDRQEVVTAIANSLGISQFYAEVAPTEKSALIADLQTKEGKIVAMVGDGINDAPALGQANIGIALAGGTEVAMETAGIVLISDRLEDVVQSLHLSLATWQKIRQNLFWALGYNTFAIPIAGGLLLPRWGLAFSPALAAALMAFSSVMVVSNSLLLRRKFPPLKSTKESEN; encoded by the coding sequence ATGATCCTAGCCGCCGAAACTGGACTAAAAACCGCTACTCTAGACGTAAAAGGCATGAAATGCGCCGGCTGTGTGAGTGCCGTAGAACGACAACTCAGCCAAAATCAAGGGGTAAAATCGGCCCAAGTTAACCTAATCACGGAAATTGCCGTGATTGAATACCAACCAGATGCGATCGCACCAGAGCAATTAGCCGCAAAATTAACCGCGATTGGATTCCCCACCCAACCGCGCAGCTCATCGACTCCCCTTTCTCAACAAAATCAACGTCGGCAAAACCAACAAAAAGAACAGCAACAACAATTATACCGATTAGCGATCGCTTGTTGTTTACTGGTTTTTTCCCTGATCGGTCACTTACACCACATCGGGGGACCAGAAATCCCCATCTTTCAAAGTATTGCTTTTCACTGGACTTTAGCCACCCTAGCCATTTTATTCCCCGGCCGCGATATTTTCATCGATGGTTGGCGGGGATTACGGCACGGGATGCCAAATATGAACACTCTCGTTAGTTTAGGCACAGGTAGCGCCTATATAGCCAGTTGTTTGGCTCTTATCTTCCCTAATCTCGGTTTAGAGTGCTTTTTTGATGAACCAGTCATGCTGTTAGGTTTTATTCTCCTCGGACGGACTCTAGAAGCGCATTCCCGTCATCGCGCAGCCGCAGACTTAGAAGCGCTTACCTCCCTACAACCGGCAGTGGCTCACCTGATTGGTAGTACAGATGACCGTGTGGGCGTGGCGATTCCGGTGGAACAGGTGCGCGTCGGGGAATGGGTGCGCGTCTTACCCGGGGAAAAAATTCCCGTGGATGGGGAGATTATTCAGGGAAGAACCACGGTAGATGAAGCTTTATTAACGGGGGAATCGCTGCCGGTGGTTAAGGAAATGGGAGATCTAGTCATTGCTGGCAGTTTCAATCTCTCTGGTGCGATCGCCGTGCAAACTCGTCAGGTGGGGACCGATACCACCCTAGCTAAGATTATCGCAGCCGTGGAATCAGCCCAAACTCGCAAGGCCCCAGTGCAGAAGATAGCAGACCGGGTAGCGGGTTATTTTGCCTACGGAGTCATGATAATTGCCCTAATTGTGCTGCTCTTTTGGTATTTTTGGGGAACTAGGCTTTTTCCAGAGGTGTTAGGGTCAACCACAGGACACCACGAGATGATTCAACCCACTTCTCCCCTACTTTTGTCCCTAAAATTAGCGATTTCCGTGCTTGTGGTCGCTTGTCCCTGCGCTCTCGGTTTAGCCACACCGACGGCCCTACTGGTGGGAACCAGTTTAGCAGCCGAACGGGGTATTTTGATTAAAGGGGGTGATGTTTTGGAAACCGTCTCGCAACTGCAAACGGTGGTTTTTGACAAAACGGGAACCCTTAGCCAAGGTCATCCGGAAATTACCGATTGTTTGAGTTTTTCTATCCTTAATCCCCTGGAAATTCAACAATTAGCGGCAGTAGTGGAGAGTGGTACTAATCATCCTCTTGCTCAGGCGATTTTAGACGCGGTTACTCCCCCTACTAACCTGACGGGGGAAGATTTTCAAACTGTGGCCGGATTGGGAGTTTCGGCAAGGGTGCAGGGGTCGAAAATTGTTCTGGGAAATCGGCAATGGTTGGCGCAGAACGGCATTAAAATCGATGAAACTATCCCCAGTATTCAAGAGCTTTTACAAGCGGGTAAAACGGTGATTTATCTGGGGATGGAAGAACAATTACTCGGCGCGATCGCTTTTCAGGATCGATTGCGTCCCGATGCTCAAACAACCGTTAATCAGTTGCAAAAACTCGGTTTAGAGGTGATTTTACTCAGTGGCGATCGCCAAGAAGTGGTAACAGCGATCGCTAATAGTTTGGGTATTAGCCAATTTTATGCCGAAGTTGCCCCCACCGAAAAATCGGCCTTAATTGCCGACCTACAGACAAAAGAGGGCAAAATCGTGGCTATGGTCGGGGATGGTATCAATGATGCTCCTGCACTAGGACAGGCTAACATCGGTATTGCTCTGGCCGGTGGCACGGAAGTGGCCATGGAAACGGCTGGGATCGTTTTAATTAGCGATCGCCTAGAGGATGTGGTGCAATCTCTGCATTTAAGTCTGGCCACATGGCAAAAAATCCGACAAAATCTTTTTTGGGCTTTGGGTTATAATACCTTTGCTATTCCCATTGCTGGTGGTTTATTACTGCCCCGTTGGGGTCTAGCTTTCAGTCCGGCCTTGGCGGCAGCTTTAATGGCTTTTAGTTCGGTTATGGTAGTGAGTAATTCCTTGCTTTTACGTCGTAAATTTCCTCCGCTCAAATCGACGAAGGAAAGCGAAAATTAA
- a CDS encoding REP-associated tyrosine transposase codes for MHNLGVNHTIKNGFGITYQREPWLCCDVARKALRQGIEKVRVKYPFVIDAFVLLPDHFHCLWTLPDDDQDFSVRLRLIKTYVTKHYGQALGVNREVSRSRQKRGEGNLWQRRFWEHLIRDEQDFATHCDYIHDNPVRHGFCENPQDWQYSSIHRFIAQGIYPQDWGSGERIAKPEGFWGD; via the coding sequence ATTCATAACTTAGGAGTTAATCACACTATTAAAAACGGATTTGGTATCACTTATCAGAGAGAGCCTTGGCTTTGTTGTGATGTGGCTAGAAAAGCGCTTAGGCAAGGAATCGAAAAGGTTAGGGTGAAATATCCTTTTGTGATTGATGCTTTTGTTCTATTACCTGATCATTTTCATTGTTTATGGACGTTACCAGATGATGATCAAGATTTTTCGGTAAGGTTACGATTAATCAAAACTTATGTCACAAAGCATTATGGGCAGGCATTGGGGGTTAATCGTGAAGTTTCTCGATCGCGGCAAAAACGAGGAGAAGGGAATCTTTGGCAACGCCGATTTTGGGAGCATTTAATCCGAGATGAACAAGATTTTGCAACACATTGCGATTATATTCATGACAATCCAGTGCGGCATGGTTTCTGTGAAAATCCTCAAGATTGGCAATATTCCAGTATCCATCGGTTTATCGCTCAAGGAATTTATCCCCAGGATTGGGGTAGTGGTGAACGTATAGCCAAGCCTGAAGGTTTTTGGGGTGATTAA
- the lepB gene encoding signal peptidase I — protein MQEQEINKDKSKSFWASIRENLQIITIALVLALLIRTFVAEPRFIPSDSMLPTLAQGDRLVVEKLSYDFHPPRRGDIVVFEPPAQLQLQGYQKNQAFIKRVIATAGDVIAVKEGKIYLNNQPLSEDYILEPPQYNLMPLLVPENNLFVMGDNRNNSNDSHIWGVLPENNVIGRAFFRFFPFNRLGILGGNS, from the coding sequence ATGCAAGAGCAAGAAATTAATAAGGACAAATCCAAGAGTTTTTGGGCTTCTATTCGAGAAAATCTGCAAATTATCACTATAGCTTTAGTTTTAGCCCTACTGATCCGCACTTTTGTCGCCGAACCTCGTTTTATCCCCTCTGATTCTATGTTACCCACCTTAGCACAGGGCGATCGCTTAGTAGTGGAAAAACTTTCCTACGATTTCCATCCTCCTCGACGGGGGGATATCGTCGTCTTTGAACCGCCAGCACAATTACAATTACAGGGATACCAAAAGAACCAAGCTTTTATTAAAAGAGTGATTGCCACAGCAGGGGATGTAATTGCTGTCAAGGAGGGCAAAATTTATCTGAATAATCAACCCTTGTCAGAGGATTATATTCTCGAACCCCCTCAATATAATTTAATGCCTTTGCTCGTGCCGGAAAATAATTTATTTGTCATGGGAGATAATCGCAATAATAGCAATGACTCCCATATCTGGGGGGTTTTACCAGAAAATAACGTGATTGGTCGGGCGTTTTTTCGCTTTTTTCCTTTTAATCGTTTGGGGATTTTAGGGGGGAATAGCTAA
- the mazG gene encoding nucleoside triphosphate pyrophosphohydrolase, which yields MSSLPETDNPSYKGILEALNHLITVVARLRDPESGCPWDLAQTPATLIPYVIEEAYEVVAAIKSGDKTAIAEELGDLLLQVVLQAQIASDEGNFSLEEVARGITDKLIRRHPHVFGDLSLENPEQVRQNWEKIKAEEKNDPTISGKLTRYAQTLPPLIGAMKISRQAARVGFEWENIAGVWEKFGEELAEWQDSLESGDKEHQQAELGDLLFTIVNLARWYNLDPSIALQETNLRFIQRFSLVESVAEKPLHDYTLEELTVFWQQAKAKLHQPSPWQ from the coding sequence ATGTCTAGCCTTCCAGAAACCGATAATCCCAGCTACAAGGGCATCTTAGAGGCATTAAACCATTTAATCACCGTTGTTGCCCGTTTACGAGACCCAGAAAGCGGCTGTCCTTGGGATTTAGCCCAAACCCCAGCAACCCTGATTCCCTACGTTATCGAAGAAGCTTATGAGGTGGTAGCGGCAATTAAAAGCGGTGATAAAACTGCCATTGCCGAGGAATTAGGCGATTTACTGCTACAGGTGGTTTTACAAGCTCAAATTGCCAGTGATGAGGGTAATTTTAGCCTAGAAGAAGTGGCTAGAGGCATCACCGATAAATTAATTCGTCGTCATCCCCACGTTTTTGGAGATCTATCCCTAGAAAATCCCGAACAGGTGCGTCAAAATTGGGAGAAAATCAAAGCTGAGGAAAAAAATGACCCGACTATTAGCGGCAAATTAACTCGTTATGCCCAAACTTTACCACCCTTGATCGGGGCGATGAAAATTTCTCGGCAAGCGGCGCGAGTCGGTTTTGAGTGGGAAAATATCGCGGGAGTCTGGGAAAAATTCGGCGAAGAGTTGGCAGAATGGCAAGATTCCCTAGAATCGGGCGATAAAGAGCATCAACAGGCAGAATTAGGCGATTTACTCTTTACTATTGTTAATCTTGCTCGCTGGTATAATTTAGACCCCAGTATCGCTTTACAAGAGACTAATCTGCGTTTTATTCAACGTTTTTCCCTAGTGGAATCTGTGGCGGAAAAGCCTCTCCATGACTATACACTAGAGGAATTAACAGTTTTCTGGCAGCAAGCGAAGGCTAAGTTACACCAACCATCACCCTGGCAATAA
- a CDS encoding glycosyltransferase, giving the protein MRNLYFLLPGTTSPFGGGGLWAEMKTVNLASQICTAQIVTYRQKELNYPFLEDILAKISSDDSIFVVSWGFDLPKLVPRLRSHNIIYHAHSTGYGFRLPSQIPIITVSRNTMGYWGEKAPNALIYYLPNQIGSEFLNLGLERDIDVLVQGRKSSKYLLNRLVPALRPHCRVKVLDSYVEDLVGLFNRSRVYLYDSAEYWAVNGLTEGFGLPPLEALACGCTVFSSVNSALADYLDPGFNCQKIGAYSTQYDLERILNYARNFPVNSLPANFLDDYHPEKLLPRFETILREINDFFDIKKRYPADIEGLEPLRLKKLWIQSSLAKLKKKLFK; this is encoded by the coding sequence ATGAGAAACCTCTATTTTCTCTTGCCCGGTACTACTTCTCCTTTTGGTGGGGGTGGACTGTGGGCAGAAATGAAAACTGTCAATTTGGCTAGTCAAATTTGTACCGCCCAGATTGTGACTTATCGTCAAAAAGAGTTAAATTATCCTTTTTTAGAGGATATACTCGCGAAAATAAGCTCGGATGACAGTATTTTTGTGGTTAGCTGGGGTTTTGATCTGCCTAAACTGGTGCCAAGATTGCGATCGCATAATATCATTTATCATGCCCATAGTACAGGTTACGGTTTCCGTTTACCCTCCCAAATACCAATTATCACCGTTAGCCGCAATACTATGGGTTATTGGGGAGAAAAAGCTCCTAATGCTTTGATTTACTATCTTCCTAATCAAATTGGCTCAGAATTTCTCAATTTAGGCTTAGAAAGGGATATCGATGTCCTAGTACAGGGGCGCAAATCCTCAAAGTATCTTCTCAATCGTCTAGTTCCCGCCCTCCGTCCCCACTGTCGCGTTAAGGTTTTAGATAGCTATGTGGAGGATTTAGTGGGATTATTCAATCGCAGTCGGGTTTATCTCTACGATTCGGCTGAATATTGGGCTGTAAACGGTTTAACCGAGGGTTTTGGCTTACCGCCCCTGGAAGCTTTAGCCTGTGGTTGTACGGTATTTTCTAGCGTCAATAGCGCCTTAGCCGATTATCTCGATCCCGGTTTCAATTGTCAAAAAATCGGGGCCTATTCCACTCAATACGATCTGGAACGTATTCTTAATTATGCCCGTAATTTTCCCGTTAATTCTTTACCTGCTAATTTTCTCGATGATTATCATCCCGAAAAATTACTACCACGTTTTGAAACAATTTTAAGAGAAATTAATGATTTCTTTGATATTAAAAAACGCTATCCGGCTGATATAGAAGGTTTAGAACCCCTGCGACTTAAAAAATTATGGATACAGAGTTCCCTCGCTAAACTTAAGAAAAAACTGTTTAAGTAA